From Thalassoroseus pseudoceratinae, the proteins below share one genomic window:
- a CDS encoding SEC-C metal-binding domain-containing protein encodes MSKRRKGFPSETHVKRGVHIVGDGKLLEEKLGRNDLCPWRSGKRFKKCCLKKGRF; translated from the coding sequence ATGAGCAAACGCCGGAAGGGGTTTCCCTCCGAGACGCACGTCAAACGCGGTGTGCACATCGTGGGCGACGGCAAGCTGCTGGAGGAAAAGCTCGGACGCAACGACCTCTGTCCCTGGCGCAGCGGTAAACGCTTCAAGAAGTGTTGCCTCAAGAAGGGGCGATTTTGA
- a CDS encoding serine/threonine-protein kinase: MPESLAERFQVLWNQHQSAPDVFAFLEQHSELDREGQLAVLRVDQQHRWRTEQSLTVEEYLARLPDLAGDLECKAELAVGEFQARQNGESSPSVEEFLSRFSDISDTLRQKLSNSNTSSPSVAFATTEDFDSTQLDQQIGRYRILRDLSEGAFGRVMLAFDEELERQVAIKVPKPERFQSGQDAELYLAEARMVASFDHPHIVPVYDMGRSDEGAVYVVSKFIEGCTLADRIKQDRPSPDESAKLLAVVAEALHHAHQKRLIHRDIKPANILIEESAGTPYVADFGLAIKEEDYLKSGRLAGTPAYMSPEQARGEGHRLDGRSDIFSVGIIFYELLTGKRPFCGSSSHELMVQISTTEP, from the coding sequence ATGCCCGAATCGCTTGCCGAGAGGTTCCAAGTTCTTTGGAACCAGCACCAGTCTGCGCCCGACGTTTTCGCTTTTCTGGAACAGCACAGCGAGTTGGACCGGGAAGGCCAACTCGCTGTGCTTCGAGTTGATCAACAACACCGCTGGAGAACCGAACAGTCGCTGACTGTCGAGGAGTATCTGGCTCGGCTTCCTGATTTGGCAGGGGATTTGGAGTGCAAGGCGGAACTAGCGGTAGGCGAGTTCCAAGCTCGGCAGAATGGAGAATCGTCACCGAGCGTCGAAGAATTTCTATCTCGATTCTCGGACATCAGCGATACGCTTCGTCAAAAGCTCTCCAATTCGAATACGAGCAGTCCCAGTGTAGCTTTTGCCACAACAGAAGACTTCGACTCAACCCAACTCGACCAACAGATCGGACGCTATCGTATTTTGCGGGATCTCAGTGAGGGAGCTTTCGGTCGGGTCATGCTAGCGTTCGATGAGGAACTCGAACGTCAAGTCGCTATCAAGGTGCCCAAGCCCGAACGATTTCAATCGGGGCAAGATGCGGAATTATATCTGGCGGAAGCTCGGATGGTGGCGAGTTTTGACCATCCTCATATCGTGCCGGTCTATGACATGGGTCGCAGCGACGAGGGAGCCGTATACGTTGTGTCCAAGTTCATCGAGGGTTGCACGCTGGCGGATCGGATCAAGCAGGATCGACCGTCTCCCGATGAGTCGGCGAAACTGCTGGCGGTGGTTGCCGAGGCTCTTCATCACGCCCACCAGAAACGGCTCATCCATCGAGATATCAAGCCTGCCAACATTCTGATCGAGGAATCCGCTGGCACGCCCTACGTCGCCGACTTCGGGTTAGCGATCAAAGAAGAGGATTATCTGAAAAGCGGTCGCCTAGCAGGAACACCAGCCTACATGAGTCCAGAGCAGGCCCGTGGCGAAGGTCATCGGTTGGACGGACGCAGTGACATTTTCAGTGTCGGGATTATTTTCTACGAACTCTTGACGGGGAAAAGGCCCTTCTGTGGAAGCTCATCCCATGAACTGATGGTTCAGATTTCGACGACCGAACCTA